From Halobacillus sp. Marseille-Q1614, the proteins below share one genomic window:
- a CDS encoding C40 family peptidase, producing MRKSPMRKYVVSSALVTSLALTPLLNDKVSANADPDSADSTSPSVSVQDSSLLINGDKGPAVETLQEDLETQGYYTYNLDGIFGPITEEAVKDFQADHGLTVDGIVGPNTKNALSAAPVETEDEASSGEDAADEAASQSDVVSIAEDLIGTPYVWGGTTPDGFDSSGFIQYVFEQVGVELDRKESDMWLNNGEQVDSPEVGDVIFFEGTYDTEGASHSGIYIGDNKMIHAGSDGIEVADITIDYWQDHYLGVKSFQ from the coding sequence ATGAGAAAGTCACCAATGAGAAAGTATGTAGTCTCTTCAGCTTTAGTTACCTCACTTGCGCTTACACCGTTATTAAATGACAAAGTGTCTGCGAATGCGGATCCTGATTCAGCGGATTCCACTTCACCAAGTGTTTCCGTTCAGGACAGCAGTCTGTTAATTAACGGAGATAAAGGTCCAGCCGTGGAAACTTTACAGGAGGATCTAGAAACGCAAGGTTATTATACATATAATCTTGATGGTATTTTTGGTCCTATTACAGAAGAAGCGGTTAAAGACTTCCAGGCCGATCACGGTCTTACGGTTGATGGTATTGTAGGTCCTAATACAAAAAATGCTTTATCCGCTGCCCCAGTAGAAACCGAAGATGAAGCTTCTTCTGGTGAAGATGCGGCAGATGAAGCGGCATCTCAATCTGATGTTGTTTCTATTGCAGAAGATCTAATTGGAACTCCATATGTATGGGGCGGAACCACTCCTGATGGTTTTGACAGCAGTGGGTTCATCCAGTATGTATTTGAGCAGGTTGGGGTTGAACTTGACAGAAAAGAAAGTGATATGTGGTTAAATAATGGTGAACAAGTTGATTCACCAGAAGTTGGCGACGTTATTTTCTTCGAAGGAACGTATGATACAGAAGGCGCTTCTCACAGTGGAATCTATATTGGCGATAATAAGATGATTCATGCGGGAAGTGACGGTATAGAAGTTGCTGACATTACAATTGACTATTGGCAGGATCATTATTTAGGAGTTAAATCCTTTCAATAA
- a CDS encoding DUF1259 domain-containing protein, giving the protein MHNFQTLCYLFAQILNGTPSIKHGVCSVELDRELDVTIQGRPSKGELHAELMFESLDQKGYALNLGETVLLEEEVPYFANILIKNGIIISALHNHWLYTNPTILYIHFQSVEPPLSFAHKVAEAFKGLK; this is encoded by the coding sequence ATGCATAATTTTCAGACATTATGTTATCTATTTGCTCAAATTCTAAATGGAACACCAAGCATTAAACACGGCGTATGCTCAGTAGAGCTCGATCGTGAGCTTGACGTGACAATTCAAGGCCGGCCAAGTAAAGGTGAGCTTCATGCCGAGCTTATGTTTGAATCACTCGATCAGAAGGGCTATGCTCTAAACCTTGGAGAAACCGTACTTTTGGAAGAAGAGGTTCCTTACTTTGCAAATATTCTTATAAAAAACGGGATTATCATCAGCGCCCTCCATAATCACTGGCTGTATACAAACCCGACGATCTTATATATCCATTTCCAATCGGTAGAACCTCCTTTAAGTTTTGCCCACAAAGTGGCCGAAGCTTTTAAAGGACTGAAATAA
- a CDS encoding alpha/beta fold hydrolase encodes MIKKIFINSVALIAALLSLLAGIGMSLYFSTLTARPYLFLASGALVYIVCYIGFLLLLRLRNRANFYKPLIIGGIVFAGYGAVLLTPASEQSIPSEVEGMNDWDLPNGDIIAYVHKKAKENSEDKQVIIFLHGGPGTPDMKRDSEYFGQLSEDGYDVYVYDQIGSGHSIRLESPADYSIARDVHDLESIRQILGEEKIILIGHSYGSEIAASYIASYGRHVSQAVFLSPGAINPKDTSDATLQNKLTISRKIALYKELLQPRVLFTYMLLQMNPEAAHNFAGDEETDSRFDDVYRLTQPALHAEGKDFDYPIFGLGFYANQTPQSRLYPHSEDPREELKSWNGEGLIIKGTEDYLSKESAEDYEESIAKSELIYLYNSGHNVYQDSPERTLELIRGFLNK; translated from the coding sequence ATGATTAAAAAAATATTTATTAACAGTGTTGCATTAATCGCGGCGCTTTTATCCCTATTAGCAGGAATAGGAATGAGTTTGTATTTTTCTACACTAACAGCTCGTCCGTATTTATTTTTAGCATCGGGTGCTTTAGTATATATTGTCTGCTACATCGGTTTCCTGCTTCTATTAAGATTGAGAAACAGAGCGAACTTTTACAAGCCGTTAATTATAGGGGGGATAGTGTTTGCTGGTTATGGAGCTGTCTTACTCACTCCTGCCTCTGAACAATCGATTCCTTCGGAAGTAGAGGGAATGAATGATTGGGATTTGCCAAATGGAGATATTATCGCATATGTCCATAAGAAAGCAAAGGAAAATAGTGAAGACAAACAAGTAATTATATTTTTACATGGAGGACCGGGTACCCCTGATATGAAGCGGGATTCAGAATATTTCGGTCAGCTGTCAGAAGATGGTTATGATGTGTATGTTTATGATCAAATTGGTTCGGGTCATTCTATACGTTTAGAGAGCCCGGCTGATTATTCGATAGCAAGAGATGTACATGATCTAGAAAGCATACGACAGATATTAGGCGAGGAGAAAATTATTTTAATCGGCCATTCGTACGGCAGTGAAATTGCAGCCAGCTATATCGCTTCTTATGGCAGGCATGTCTCTCAGGCAGTTTTTCTATCACCAGGGGCTATCAATCCCAAGGATACGAGTGATGCCACATTGCAAAATAAGCTCACCATCTCAAGAAAAATCGCTTTGTATAAAGAATTGCTTCAGCCCCGGGTATTATTTACTTATATGCTGCTGCAAATGAATCCGGAAGCTGCACATAATTTTGCTGGAGATGAAGAGACGGATTCAAGGTTTGATGACGTCTATCGTCTTACCCAGCCAGCTTTGCACGCAGAAGGAAAAGACTTTGATTATCCTATCTTCGGTTTAGGTTTCTATGCTAATCAGACCCCTCAATCCCGGCTGTATCCGCATTCTGAAGATCCGAGGGAAGAATTAAAAAGCTGGAATGGAGAAGGTCTGATTATTAAAGGAACTGAAGATTATCTATCTAAAGAGTCCGCTGAGGATTACGAAGAATCTATAGCAAAATCGGAGCTCATCTATTTGTACAACTCGGGTCACAACGTCTATCAGGACAGCCCGGAGAGAACTTTAGAACTAATCAGGGGATTTTTAAACAAATAA